One genomic region from Antedon mediterranea chromosome 3, ecAntMedi1.1, whole genome shotgun sequence encodes:
- the LOC140045250 gene encoding uncharacterized protein isoform X2 has protein sequence MKEPAPRKTPVSTPHGEKCDQKYSEYAMSPMQDYLSLTFADADIMSSPSVDRKSDSMSTDPSEGASSVSDNPDSNTEQVSARVTSTTTLVLTGGDGHTYLQPNFTRNSGEAGLLIWQVSM, from the exons ATGAAAG AACCGGCACCTCGAAAGACACCGGTGAGCACGCCACACGGTGAAAAATGTGACCAGAAATATTCAGAATACGCCATGTCACCGATGCAAGATTACCTTTCATTAACCTTCGCCGACGCCGACATTATGTCATCGCCTTCTGTCGACCGTAAGAGCGACTCGATGAGTACGGACCCATCAGAAGGTGCGTCGAGTGTGAGCGATAATCCCGACTCGAACACGGAGCAGGTCTCAGCACGAGTCACAAGCACGACGACTCTGGTGTTGACAGGGGGCGACGGTCACACGTACTTGCAACCAAACTTTACGCGTAATAGCGGAGAGGCTGGTCTTCTTATATGGCAGGTGTCGATGTGA